In Equus quagga isolate Etosha38 chromosome 14, UCLA_HA_Equagga_1.0, whole genome shotgun sequence, one DNA window encodes the following:
- the PAAF1 gene encoding proteasomal ATPase-associated factor 1 isoform X4, producing the protein MKIWQASNGELRRVLEGHVFDVNCCRFFPSGLVVLSGGMDAQLKIWSAEDASCVVTFKGHKGGVLDTAIVDRGRNVVSSSRDGTARLWDCGRSACLGVIADCGSSINGVAVGAADNSINLGSPEQMPSEREVGTESKMLLLAREDKKLQCLGLQSRQPVFLFIGSDAFNCCTFLSGFLLLAGTQDGNIYQLDVRNPRTPVQVMHRSGAPVLSLLSFRDGFIASQGDGSCFIVQQDLDYVIELTGADCDPVYKVATWEKQIYTCCRDGLVRRYQLSDL; encoded by the exons agaGTATTGGAAGGACATGTGTTTGATGTGAATTGTTGCAGGTTTTTCCCATCAGGCCTTGTGGTTCTGAGTGGGGGTATGGATGCCCAACTGAAGATCTGGTCAGCTGAAGATGCTAGCTGCGTAGTGACTTTCAAAGGTCACAAAGGAG GTGTCCTAGATACAGCCATTGTTGACCGGGGGAGGAATGTGGTATCTAGTTCTCGAGATGGGACAGCACGACTTTGGGATTGTGGGCGCTCAGCCTGCCTGGGAGTCATTGCAGACTGTGGTTCTTCCATCAATGGAGTGGCTGTGGGTGCTGCTGACAATTCCATAAACCTCGGCTCCCCTGAGCAGATGCCCA GTGAACGGGAGGTTGGAACAGAGTCGAAAATGCTGCTGTTGGCCCGGGAAGACAAGAAACTTCAGTGCTTGGGACTACAGAGCAGGCAGCCG GTCTTCCTCTTTATTGGCTCAGATGCCTTCAACTGCTGtacttttctctctggcttcttgcTATTGGCTGGGACACAAGATGGAAACATTTATCAGCTGGACGTGCGGAATCCAAG GACTCCAGTACAAGTCATGCACAGATCAGGAGCACCAGTTCTGTCCTTGCTGAGTTTCAGAGACGGATTCATTGCTAGCCAAG gTGATGGAAGCTGTTTCATTGTCCAGCAAGACTTAGACTATGTCATTGAGCTCACTGGGGCTGACTGTGACCCCGTGTACAAG GTAGCCACGTGGGAAAAGCAGATCTATACCTGCTGTCGAGATGGTCTTGTGCGACGCTATCAGctctctgacctctga